The following are encoded together in the Neomonachus schauinslandi chromosome X, ASM220157v2, whole genome shotgun sequence genome:
- the ARL13A gene encoding ADP-ribosylation factor-like protein 13A: MFRLLTSCWSRLKTTEETRRNVTIIIIGLDNSGKTVLVEAFQRLLPSRMDNCMKSELTTLLLDEYEVSIYDLNGDMKGREIWPNYYAQAHGLVFVLDSSDLGRMQEVKIILTHLLSDKRVAGKPILFLANKQDKKDALQPCDIIEYLLLERLVNENKSLCRVEPCSAIKNPQRRNHQPIIEGLRWLLAAIGDKYEELCTRQQPLTSSIPTSKGTRGSGERCSSDSFATRMGMSKEKRQHLGQCSVEARPLKPILQKEGLRLRPKKNISVTFALDEPMEEGECSGGNRTRNTTELCYNQSDDLQPPAPFVNDDLFEGNAGPVVSQKRKDI, encoded by the exons ATGTTCCGGCTGCTGACCTCCTGCTGGTCTCGGCTAAAGACAACTGAAGAGACACGAAG gAATGTGACCATCATTATCATTGGATTGGACAACTCGGGCAAAACTGTTCTTGTGGAGGCTTTCCAAAGAT TACTTCCCAGTAGGATGGACAATTGTATGAAATCTGAACTGACTACGCTCTTGCTGGATGAGTATGAAGTTTCCATCTATGACCTGAATGGAGACATGAAGGGCCGAGAAATCTGGCCAAACTACTACGCACAGGCACACGGACTTGTTTTTGTCCTGGATTCCAGTGACTTAGGACGTATGCAGGAAGTGAAGATCATCTTGACACATCTGCTGTCTGATAAAAGAGTGGCAGGGAAACCTATCCTATT CCTGGCAAACAAACAAGACAAGAAGGATGCCCTCCAACCTTGTGATATTATTGAATATCTACTCCTAGAAAGGCTAGTGAATGAGAACAAGTCCCTGTGCCGAGTG GAACCCTGTTCAGCTATCAAAAACCCCCAAAGAAGGAACCATCAGCCCATAATTGAAGGGCTGCGCTGGCTATTAGCTGCCATTGGGGATAAATATGAAGAGCTGTGTACTCGCCAACAGCCTCTCACCTCGAGTATCCCAACCTCCAAGGGCACCAGAGGCTCTGGGGAAAGATGCTCATCAGACAG ctTTGCTACCAGGATGGGAATgtccaaagaaaaaagacagcatCTAGGACAATGCTCAGTGGAAGCTAGACCCCTAAAGCCAATCCTACAG AAAGAAGGTTTAAGATTAAGGCCCAAAAAGAATATATCAGTAACGTTTGCTTTAGATGAACCCATGGAGGAGGGTGAATGTTCTGGCGGAAATAGAACTCGGAACACTACTGAGCTTTGCTACAATCAAAGTGATGACTTGCAGCCCCCAGCTCCATTTGTCAATGATGATCTTTTTGAAGGTAATGCTGGGCCAGTGGTCagccagaaaagaaaagatatatag